Genomic segment of Novipirellula artificiosorum:
AACACCGACGGCAAGACGAACGAGAGGGTGAAACAGGACGCGGTGACGAGAGAACGGCACAAGGATCGGTTCATGGTCGAGGCAGGGATTGGAGTTTGGGGGGATGGGTAGCGACACTGCAGGGGCAACGGCTTGGTCGTCGCCGTAGCGGCTGGGCAACGTGCGGGAAATAAGTGAGCGGAATGGCGTTAGCCAACGGTGAACGAGGACAGGGTTCTCTAGCACAAAACCGGCGGCTAGCGCCTTGCCGCTCACACGTGGAAATCCGACAGCGATTTCTCGCAGTATGCGAGAACAGCACGCCGGAGCGTGATCTTCCGCAAGGAACCAGATTAATTCGCATCGGGCGCCGATGCTACGGTAGTCGATGGAATTATGAGTTCAAAACACGACACAGGACGGTAAAATGTGATGGACGGTTATCCCCTGCGTCATTTCGGCGCGGTATCATGATCGCCACGTCTTCAACCCCCTCCTTTGCACTCTCCCACGAAATCATGACGAAACCCGCCTTGCTTGCCGTCTCATTCGGCTGTCTCGCTTCCCTGTTCGCACAAGCCGCCGATCCGCCCAATATTGTCTTTATCTTTACGGATGATCACTGCGAGCAGGCTCTCAGTGCCTATGATCCGGCTCGGGTCACGACGCCGAATTTGGACCGGATTGCGGCGGACGGGATGCGATTCGATCGCTGCTACGTGACCAACTCGATTTGCGGACCCTCGCGAGCGGTCATCCAAACTGGCAAGTACAGCCATTTGAACGGATTTCGCACCAATCGTGGTCGATTCAACGGGGATCAGCAAACGTTTCCCAAGTTGCTCAAAGCGAATGGGTACCAAACGGCCATCGTTGGAAAATGGCATCTTGGCAGCACCCCCCAAGGCTACGACTATTACGATGTCCTGAAAGGCCAAGGCCCCTACTACAATCCGCCGATGATCACGGCGGGGGACGATGGAAATCCGGTCACCCGTCGTCATACCGGCTACACGACCGAGATCATCACCGACAAATCGCTTGCGTGGCTCAAAGAAAAACGTGACCCGAACAAACCCTTCATGTTGATGTGCCAACACAAGGCGCCCCATCGAAATTGGATGCCAGCACCCAAGTACCTCAACTGGCTGGATGATGTGACGATTCCGGAACCCGAAACCCTCTGGGATGACTATTCCGGCCGTACCCAATCGGCGTCACGACAGGCGATGACCGTCAAGGAGCATCTGACATCGAATGACCTAAAGTTGACCGGTCATTCGTCGATGAATCCCGATCAGATCAAGGTTTGGGACGCGGCTTACCGTGCAAAGAACGAAGCGTACTTGAAGAACCGCGAGAACATGACCGAGAAGGAAATCATCCAGTGGAAGTACCAGCGCTATGTAAAAGACTACCTTCGCTGTGTCAAAAGCGTCGACGACAGTGTCGGTGCAGTGCTCGACTACTTGGAGGAAGCCGGATTGGCTGACAACACCGTCGTGATCTACAGCAGTGACCAAGGGTGGTACTTGGGCGAACATGGTTGGTTTGACAAGCGGTGGATGTACGAAGAATCGTTCAAAACTCCACTGCTGATGCGCTGGCCAGGCGTCGTGAAGCCAGGCACAACGAATAACGACATGGTCTCGAATCTCGATTTCGCAGAAACGTTTTTGAGTATCGCGGGCGTCGAGATTCCGGCCGACATGCAAGGCCGCAGTTTGGTCCCGATTGCCAAGGGTCAAACGCCGAGCGATTGGCGTCAATCGTTCTACTACCACTACTACGAGAACCCAGGTGCGCATAACGTTGCGAGACACTTTGGAGTCACGAACGGGCGACACAAGTTGATCCATTTCTATGCACTCGAGGGAGAATCACTGGACGATTGGGAACTGTTCGATTTGGACAAAGATCCCAACGAGCTCCACAGTGTTTATGGCGATCCTGCGTACGCGAGCATCCAATCGTCGCTGCTCGAGGAATTGCATCGACTTCAACAAGAGTATGCCGTTGGCGACGACCGCTAAGCCAAAGAGGCCGACGCGAATCTTGGCGATTCAGCACGATGCAGCCGACCCCCCCGGTGCGGTGTCCGAGGTCGCCCGGGAACTTGGCTGTCCGATGGAGGTGCTGCGGATGGACCGTGGTGACGCGATCCCTGCGCAAAGTGACGCCGATGTGTTGATGTCCTTCGGCGGAGGCATTAGCTTGACCGATCCCGATTTCGTCCGCCCCGAATGGGTCGAAACGGAGCAGTCGCTGATGCGATGGTTTGTCCAAAGCGGCCGAAAGGTGCTTGGAATTTGCCAAGGGGCTCAGGTATTGGCCCTTTCGCTCGGAGCCGAAGTGCGGCGCAATCGCGGCCCCGAAGTGGGCTGGCATCCGGTTCGCCGTGTCGGCCGGCAAACGGGGGCCGCCAGCGTGTTGCCGGATCAATTCACTGCCTTGCATTGGCACCGTGATACGTTCGATCTTCCCCACGGTGCCACCCGGTTGTTTGCATCGGACGCCACAGAAAACCAAGGTTTTGCGGTCGGCGACCGTGTCTTCGGTTTTCAATTTCATTTGGAGGCGACTCCGCGGACGATCGAGATTTTCCTGGCCGTCTCGCCACTTTGCCGATCGCCATCGCTGTTTGTGCAATCCGAGCAGCAAATCACCGAGGGCGCTGCGGTGCATTTGCCGACGCAGCGAGCTTGGTTGGTTCAGTTTCTTGCGCATTTTTTGTCGGATCAAGACAAACCGTCCGCTCCGAAGTAAACTTCGAGCGTGCCCAACCTCCACTTTCTCTCTCATGAGTTTTTATGTTTGTTCGTCGATTCTTCTGCCTGGCGCTGATCGTGATTGCGGTGCCTTCCTTTGCAGAGCACGTCGCGTGGCCTGAATTCCGCGGACCTACTGGGGATGGCAAAGTCGCCGAGGCTCACTTACCGATTGCGATTGACAAAACGGTTGTCCAGTGGCAGACGCCGATTCATGGAAAAGGATGGTCCTCGCCGGTGGTTTGGGAGGATCAAATTTGGCTCACGACGGCAACCGAAGACGGCAAGAGGATGTCCGTCGTTTGTGTGGACCGCCACAGCGGGAAGATCCTTCACGATCGCGTCTTGATCGAAAACGAAGATCCATCGTTTTGCCATCCGATGAATAGCTACGCGACGCCAACGCCCGCGATTGAAGCCGGTCGCGTTTATGTCCATTTTGGTCGTTATTTAACAGCCTGTCTGGACACAAAGGACGCCAGTTTGATTTGGCAGCGACGCGGTTTCCAATGTGATCATTATCGCGGGCCTGCTTCGTCACCGATTCTGCATGACGGTAAACTTTTCGTTGCCTACGATGGCGTCGATGTCCAGTACGTTGTCGCGTTTGACAAGCAAACGGGCCAAACCGTTTGGCAAACCCAACGTGACATTGACTATGGAACGGACGTGGGTGATCAGATGAAAGCGTATGGAACTGCCGAAGTGATTCAAGTCGAGGGTCGCGACATGCTGGTCTACCCGAGTGCGGTGGCAACGATTGCCTATGATCCGGCCAACGGGGATGCGATTTGGACGGTCTACCACGGTGGGATGAACGCTTCGGCGCGGCCCCTCTACGCGGGTGGGCTCGTTTTGATCACCAATGGATCGGGCGGAATGGTCGCCGTGAAACCCGATGGATTGGGTGACATCACGGGGTCGGGCGTTGTCTGGACGAGCAAGCAAAGCGTTCCCAAAAAGGCATCGCCGATTGTCTTGGAAGATCTTGTCTTCATGGTCAGCGACGAAGGGATCCTGACCTGTCGCGACTTAGCAACGGGTAAGGTGATTTGGAAAGAGCGACTCACAGGAACCTATGCGGCATCGCCTCTGTTTGCAGACGGTCGGATTTATTTCTTCGGCATCGAGGGTGATATTCTGACACTCGATCCGGGAGAAACGTACAAGCCACTTGCCCAAACCAAGCTTGGCGACGGTTTTATGGCATCGCCAGCGGTGGTGGAAGACCAGATGATTCTGCGCAGCAAATCCATGCTGTACTCGATCGAGTCCCCGAATCGCTAAATCAGCTTCTTCTTTGCGATCACAACATCCGAAGCGACGGAGCGATCTAGCTGAAAACCGCGGTGCACAAAGATGTCGATCATCCGTTTGTTCATCGGTGACATCTCGGCGATGACTTGGTGGATATTCCAACGATCGCATAGGTCGAGGCAGTAGTCGGTCAAGATCGCGCCCAAGCCTTGGCCTTGCCATAGGTCGCTAACTAAAACGGCATATTCAGCTTCACGATGATCGACATCGGCAATCAGTCGCCCCACGCCAACAAACGTCGGTTCGCCCTCCTTTTCAATTTCCGCCACAATCGCAATTTCGCGATCATAGTCGGTAAAGCAAAAACGCGTTGCCATCTCGTGTGTGGTTGCTTTGAACATGTATCGAAAACGCATTTGGATGGTTTCGGGCGAACAAGAGGCAACCAAATTGCACCAGAGTGGTTCGTCTTCGGGCTTGATGGGGCGCAATCGCATCCTCGTGCCATCCTCCAAAGTGATGTCCTTCATGAACTCCGAGGGGTAAGGTCGAATCGCAAGGTGTGAGTAAGCCGTGGCAGGCGTGACGGCCGGAGTCGTGTCCAGGAAAATTCGAGCATCAAGAGCGATGGCGTCGTCGGGGGTGACGAACAGGGGATTGATATCGATTTCTGCGATCTCGGGATGGTTTGCGACCAAGTAGCTGATTCGCATCAACATGTTGACCAACCGATCCAGGTCAACGGGAGGTTTGCCACGGAACTCTTGCAACATCGGCCAGGCACGCAAGCTTTGTAGCATTCGGCGGGCCAACGTCTCGCTAAGTGGAGGAAGTTCGAATGCGTTGTCTTGCAAGAGTTCTGCCATCGTCCCCCCTGCACCCACCATCAAGACGCTTCCAAAGACGGGATCCCGTTTCGCACCAACGATTAGTTCCCGTCCATAGGGTTTGGCGTACATCTTTTGGATCGTGACCCCGTTGATTCGAGCCTCGGGACACTTCCTTTTCGCTCGCGTGGTGATCGTGCCAAAGGCTTCGATCACCTCCTCTCGATTGGCTAGATTCAGCATGACACCGCCAACATCACTTTTGTGGGTGATCTCAGGAGAGTGGATCTTCATCACAACGGGATAGCCCACTTGTTCCGCCAGATCGACCGCGTCCTCTTTGGAGCCGGCAACAAAGGTCTTGGTCGTTGGGATCTGATAGGCTTCAAGCAATGATTTCGAAGCGACTTCCGATAGGGTGCGCTTGCCGTCACTTTGTTGGCCCTCGCTTTGTAGGTTCACAAAGTCCGATTGCACTCGATCGCGGTCGATGTCAAAGCGGATCGGGATCGAGCGGGGCGTTTCGTAAAGGTACTCGCGATTTCGCGCATATTGGACCAAATACATGAATGCCGAGACAGCCTTTTCAGGGGTGGCATAAGACGGGACACCGGCGAGATTCAAGCAATCAATGCCCGCGCGGACGCGAGCCCCCCCCATCCAAGCGGTCAACACGGGTTTGTGGGATCGCTTGGCCACTTGGATCACTTGTTTGGCGGATTCCGTCGGGTCGGTCATCGCTTGGGGCGACAGCACCACCAAGACGCCATCGACGTTCTTGTCAGCTAAGACCTGCTGCACTGCATCGCCAAATCGTTGCGGCGGAGCATCACCGAGAATATCAACGGGATTACCGTGCGACCACGCAGCGGGCAAACTTTGATTCAATTCCTGCATCGTCAATTCGGACAAGGTGGCGAGAGTGCCTTGACGTTGAAGCAGTGCGTCGGTTGCCATCACCCCGGGCCCACCTGCGTTGGTCACAATCGCCAATCGCGGTCCTTTGGGCTGTTTTTGTCTCGCCAGCAGTCCCGCGCAATCGAACAACGAGTCCATCTCTTGCACCCGAACAATTCCGGCACGTGAGAATGCGGCTTCGTAAACGCTATCGACACCCATCATGGCGCCCGTGTGCGACGATGCGGCGAGAGCGGATTCAGCAAACCTTCCTGCTTTGTACGCGATGATCGGTTTGCTACGCGTGAACGCTCGGGATGCCGACATGAACTGCCGAGCGTTGGTGATCGATTCCACGTAAAGGATGATGGAATCGGTCCAACGGTCCATCGAGAAATAGTCGATCAAGTCGGCAATCCCCACGTCGAGCATGTTACCGACCGAAACAAAATGCGAAAAACCGATTTGCTCTTCCAACGCCCAATCCAGCACCGCGGTGCACAAGGCACCCGACTGGGAAATGAACGCGACACGCCCTTTCAGCGGCGAATCACTCGCAAAGCTGGCGTTCAACCCCGAATGGGGTGACATGATGCCCAAGCAATTCGGACCGATGATTCGCATCCCTTCGTATCGCTTCTTAACACGAAGGATCTCTTGTTCCAATTCGATACCTCGCGAGCCCACTTCGCGGAAACCGGCCGACAGAATCACCAATCCTCGAATTCCCGCTTCCCCGCAACGGCCGACGACATCGGGGACCGAACCCGCAGCCGTGCAGATAACGGCTAAATCTGCGGGTGAGGGTAAGTCCGCAACCGACGCGTGACACGCAACCCCTTCGATTTGATCGAATCGCGGATTGATCGGGTAGATCTGCCCCGAGTAACCGCCCCCGAGCAAGTTCTTGATGACGGTATTGCCGACGCTCAATTTACGCTGACTTGCCCCAAGAATCGCCACACTCTTGGCGGAAAAAATCTTATCCAGATTGCGAATGGGCATTGTCTTTCTTTTCAATACATTCGAATACTCAGCAGTCCCTCAGCGTGTTGTTTTAGACCTGTGGATCGACGATTGCAAGTTCCCGCTTTTAAACGAGCGAATCCGCGATGGTCCGTGCGACGGCTACGGGATCGACCGGTTCGGTTAGTTGGATCGGTCGCAACTCTGTGAACGAGCGAAACCAGGTCTCCTGGCGTTTGGCGAGTTGCCGAGTGTGGGTGGCGATGTCCTCCCTCGCCTGTTTGAACTCCGTCTCTGGCACACCACTACGTTGATGTTCGCAGCATTCGATCAACTCACGATACCCGACCGCCTGCGCCGCGGTTTTCGAAAGGGCGCGGTTGCTCTGCAGCAATCCATTGACTTCGTCCACCAAACCCTCTTCAAACATCTGATCAACCCGCCGATTGATCCGCTGGTGCAACGTCTTGCGATCCCATCGCATCCAAAACACGTTGCAACTGGACGCGTCTGTTGATTGGTCAAATTGGACTTGGCGATGGCTCAGCGGCTTGCCCGTGTGGTGAGCGACTTCCAAAGCGCGGATCATCCGCCGCGCATCACGTGGTCCGATGCGATGGGCGGCAAGCGGGTCGACTTGCAGCAGGCGTTGGCGGAGCGCTTCGACGCCATGTTTTGCTAAGTCTTGTTCGACCGCACTACGAAACGTCTCATCGGCAGGCGGCCCCGGATCGAAACCTCGCAAGACGCCTTTCAAGAACATCGGCGTCCCGCCGACAAAAATCGCCGGTTTGCCCTGTTGTTGGAGCCGATCGACCACCGCGTGAGCCGCTTTTAAGTAACAAGCGACGCTAAAGGATTCGTTTGGGTCGACCAGATCGATCAAGTGGTGTGGGACTCGCGATCGATCGGCCGCCGACGGCTTCGCGGTTCCGATATCCATCTGTCGGTAGACCGCGATCGAATCGAGTGACAGGATCTCACCTCCGATTTGCGATGCCAACTCCATTCCAATCGAGCTCTTACCGGATGCCGTGGGCCCCGTGATTACAATGACGCGGTCCACCAAAGGCGCGAATGTGCGGATTGCGTCGTCCATCCGGTTCTTCATGACCTATCAATACAACAAGGGTGCCACATCATTTCGAGAAAACATTGTAAACCGACGCAAGGATTCTGGAATAGCGTGGTAAAATTGAGGATCGCGATGACTCCCTCCCTATCAAGTACCAGAGACGATGGGTTTAACCTATTTTAAACGACTTCGTATGGAACTCGATTTGACGGCGTCTCTGCCGAGCGACCGTTCGCTCCCAGCGGGTTACGAACTGGTTCCATTTCATGAAGACTTGGTGCGAGATCATGCAACGGCGAAGTATCGCAGCTTTCGTGAAGAACTTGATGCGAACGTGTTTCCCTGCTTGGCTCGTCGCGATGGTTGTCTTCGGCTGATGCGAGAGATCTCTGGACGGATCGGTTTTGTGCCCGAGGCGACGTGGTTGATTCGCTATCGCAGCGGCGGATCCAGCCGCAGCGAACCGATCGGCACGATTCAAGGAATTGTCTTTGATGATTGGGGGGCCATTCAGAATGTGGGCATCGCTCCGGGGCATCGCTGCAAAGGGCTCGGCGCGATTTTGCTGATGCGTGCTGCCAAAGGATTTCGATCAACCGGCTTAACGAGGATGCACTTGGAAGTCACGACCGACAACACCGCAGCCGTTCGTTTGTACGAGCGGTTGGGATTTCGGCAAGCTAAGGTGGTTTACAAAGCGGCAGACGTTGCTGGTGTCTAGCCCGGACGATTCGTTGGAGTGGTAGGCTTTAGCCGATTGCGTGCTGGATCCTTGCTGGATCGGCTAAAGCCTACAACTCCAACCTGCGCAGTCTGTTTTTTCTCCATCGGTGTAAGCTAATTGCATACAAAGTGTTACCGGGAATAGGTTTCGACGGATGCATAACACGGAGCGAGCGGATGGAGGGCGAGCGGTGCAAGGCGAGAGCGGTCGCTCGCGAACACGATTGTCTTGCGTCAACCGTTCTGCGTCAACGAGAAGTTCGCCTGCTCACCTCGGGAGGACCGAGCTATCGCTGACCACCTTCACTGGCGGTGAACTCCGCAAAGACTGGCAAATGGCTGGTGACGACTTCGGCCTCTGCCAAGCTCAAATTGTAGACCCGTAAGAAGTCGATGACACCGCCGCGTCCAACATACTCGCTGCACGTGGTCGTATCGATCACGATGTTGCTGGTTTGGTACCTGCCGAAGATATCGGTTGGGACGCTGCGGACGGCGGCTTGCACTTGGTCCCCTGCAATCGTGGGAACCAGGTAAGCATCGTCCGCTTGGAAAAGCCCAGCCAGAACCACATCGTCTTCACCACGCCCGTCGCTGCGGATGCCCTTTGCAATCGCGGGCAATAGAGCCACCTCGGTGGGAGCATTCCCCAAGTCGACGCGGATGTTCACGAGCGAGAAGGTCCATGCTTGGTCAGCTGGCAACTGCGCGGTTTGAAACCAAGCCACCAGCGGATCGAAACTCATTTCGTTCTGCGGATCCGCGACGGTGTAGACCTGAGATCGGTCAACACGGACTCGAGTGGTATCGAACAGGATCGCGAGTTGTTCCTGTCGTCCGGTGGGTCCACTGAGATCGCCGGCGACATAATCGTAGCGTCGCCCCGATTGATTGATTTCGTCAACCAAGCGTGGAATCAGGTCACGCTCGATTGCCGCAATTTGCTGCAATGCCACGATATCAAATTGATGCACCATGCGAACGATATTTGTTCGCGAGACGGGATTCGCCAGTTTTGTCGGTCCAAAACCGTCGAGCGCCCAAGACGCGATCCGCAAATTGGGCAGTCGTTTGCTTGGTCGGACGCTCGGTGAAACCCCTAAATTGGACGGGCTTGCCGTCGAAACGGTCGTCATCGACTGTTTGGCCAGGGTGAACGGATTGTCGTCCTCGGGACTTTGCGGTGAGGCGGAAAAGGAGCTGGGATCACTAAAAAAACCGGAACCATCGGAAAAATCAGCGAGTTCGATTGAGGAATCACCTAGGCTTTTGGGCGTGACCGTGACGCCATCGAGCCCGTGAATCTGGTAGTGCCGCGAAAAATACCAGCCTCCGCCCACTAGCAATAGCACGACCGCAGCGACCTGGATCGGATTGCCTCGGTTCGGATTGCCGTGATCGGATTCGGACATGGTATTGAACGAAACTGTCTAGGAACGTGTTTTAAGCAGGGGCGAGAGTGGGCCCGTTCTCTGGCATCGAACCGAACCGACTCGCGACATCAGCCGCAATGCCCAAATTCAATTGGCTCCCTGGCAGACGCTTCGCCTCAGCAGCGTAACGCGTCCATTTGGAACGCCCGGCACCAGCCGTAGGGGACTTGCAAGTCCTTTTTTACGCATAACCCTTCACCCTGCCAAAAAACCATTCGCTGTTTCGGCGGGGCACTGACAAAGTGCCGCGACGGGCGGTACGATTGGTAGGAGTTCCGTTTCCTCTTTCTAGCGAGCCGAAGACCATCGTGAGCGAGCCGATCAACGTCGATGTCCCTACTGTTGGTGAATCCATTAGCGAAGTCCAAATTGGTCAATGGCTAAAAGCCGAAGGCGATTGGGTCAATGAAGGCGAGGACCTCGTTGAGATCGAAACCGAGAAGGCATCGGTTCAGATCCCTGCCCCCGCCTCGGGGATCTTGGAACGAATCGACAAAGCCAGCGAAGCGTTCGCGACAATCGGTGAAACGATCGCGGTCATCCAAACTGGACAGAAACCGCCTGGGACTGCCAAGCAGAGCGATGCGTCGGATCCGTCGTTGCAGTCCCCGCAGGCCGGTTCAGGATCCGCAAATGCGTCATCCGATGCGTTGGTGATGCCAGCCGCCCAGCGGTTGCTGGACGAACAGGGTTTGACGGCAGGACAAGTTCCCGCGTCGGGTCCGGGTGGGAGATTGCTGAAAGAGGACGTTTTGGCATTTGTGCGTCAACGCAGCGACTCAACCGGTGTTTCCGCACCGAAAACCGCACCCCCATCCGCCAAACCCGTCGCAGTGGCGACAGCGGTTCCTGCGCGAGCGACGGCGACCACGTCGTTGGTTTCGGAGTCGAATCCGAATCGTAGCGAAGAAATCAAACCGCTGAGCATGTTGCGTCGCACGATCGCAGCGCGTCTGGTGGAAGCACAGCAAACCGCCGCTTTGTTGACCACGTTCAACGAAATTGACATGCAGCCCACGATGGCGATTCGCAACAAATACAAGGACGCGTTTGCCGAGCGACATGGTGTCAAATTAGGTTTTATGTCCTTTTTTGCCAA
This window contains:
- a CDS encoding sulfatase family protein translates to MTKPALLAVSFGCLASLFAQAADPPNIVFIFTDDHCEQALSAYDPARVTTPNLDRIAADGMRFDRCYVTNSICGPSRAVIQTGKYSHLNGFRTNRGRFNGDQQTFPKLLKANGYQTAIVGKWHLGSTPQGYDYYDVLKGQGPYYNPPMITAGDDGNPVTRRHTGYTTEIITDKSLAWLKEKRDPNKPFMLMCQHKAPHRNWMPAPKYLNWLDDVTIPEPETLWDDYSGRTQSASRQAMTVKEHLTSNDLKLTGHSSMNPDQIKVWDAAYRAKNEAYLKNRENMTEKEIIQWKYQRYVKDYLRCVKSVDDSVGAVLDYLEEAGLADNTVVIYSSDQGWYLGEHGWFDKRWMYEESFKTPLLMRWPGVVKPGTTNNDMVSNLDFAETFLSIAGVEIPADMQGRSLVPIAKGQTPSDWRQSFYYHYYENPGAHNVARHFGVTNGRHKLIHFYALEGESLDDWELFDLDKDPNELHSVYGDPAYASIQSSLLEELHRLQQEYAVGDDR
- a CDS encoding type 1 glutamine amidotransferase translates to MATTAKPKRPTRILAIQHDAADPPGAVSEVARELGCPMEVLRMDRGDAIPAQSDADVLMSFGGGISLTDPDFVRPEWVETEQSLMRWFVQSGRKVLGICQGAQVLALSLGAEVRRNRGPEVGWHPVRRVGRQTGAASVLPDQFTALHWHRDTFDLPHGATRLFASDATENQGFAVGDRVFGFQFHLEATPRTIEIFLAVSPLCRSPSLFVQSEQQITEGAAVHLPTQRAWLVQFLAHFLSDQDKPSAPK
- a CDS encoding PQQ-like beta-propeller repeat protein; this encodes MFVRRFFCLALIVIAVPSFAEHVAWPEFRGPTGDGKVAEAHLPIAIDKTVVQWQTPIHGKGWSSPVVWEDQIWLTTATEDGKRMSVVCVDRHSGKILHDRVLIENEDPSFCHPMNSYATPTPAIEAGRVYVHFGRYLTACLDTKDASLIWQRRGFQCDHYRGPASSPILHDGKLFVAYDGVDVQYVVAFDKQTGQTVWQTQRDIDYGTDVGDQMKAYGTAEVIQVEGRDMLVYPSAVATIAYDPANGDAIWTVYHGGMNASARPLYAGGLVLITNGSGGMVAVKPDGLGDITGSGVVWTSKQSVPKKASPIVLEDLVFMVSDEGILTCRDLATGKVIWKERLTGTYAASPLFADGRIYFFGIEGDILTLDPGETYKPLAQTKLGDGFMASPAVVEDQMILRSKSMLYSIESPNR
- a CDS encoding bifunctional acetate--CoA ligase family protein/GNAT family N-acetyltransferase, encoding MPIRNLDKIFSAKSVAILGASQRKLSVGNTVIKNLLGGGYSGQIYPINPRFDQIEGVACHASVADLPSPADLAVICTAAGSVPDVVGRCGEAGIRGLVILSAGFREVGSRGIELEQEILRVKKRYEGMRIIGPNCLGIMSPHSGLNASFASDSPLKGRVAFISQSGALCTAVLDWALEEQIGFSHFVSVGNMLDVGIADLIDYFSMDRWTDSIILYVESITNARQFMSASRAFTRSKPIIAYKAGRFAESALAASSHTGAMMGVDSVYEAAFSRAGIVRVQEMDSLFDCAGLLARQKQPKGPRLAIVTNAGGPGVMATDALLQRQGTLATLSELTMQELNQSLPAAWSHGNPVDILGDAPPQRFGDAVQQVLADKNVDGVLVVLSPQAMTDPTESAKQVIQVAKRSHKPVLTAWMGGARVRAGIDCLNLAGVPSYATPEKAVSAFMYLVQYARNREYLYETPRSIPIRFDIDRDRVQSDFVNLQSEGQQSDGKRTLSEVASKSLLEAYQIPTTKTFVAGSKEDAVDLAEQVGYPVVMKIHSPEITHKSDVGGVMLNLANREEVIEAFGTITTRAKRKCPEARINGVTIQKMYAKPYGRELIVGAKRDPVFGSVLMVGAGGTMAELLQDNAFELPPLSETLARRMLQSLRAWPMLQEFRGKPPVDLDRLVNMLMRISYLVANHPEIAEIDINPLFVTPDDAIALDARIFLDTTPAVTPATAYSHLAIRPYPSEFMKDITLEDGTRMRLRPIKPEDEPLWCNLVASCSPETIQMRFRYMFKATTHEMATRFCFTDYDREIAIVAEIEKEGEPTFVGVGRLIADVDHREAEYAVLVSDLWQGQGLGAILTDYCLDLCDRWNIHQVIAEMSPMNKRMIDIFVHRGFQLDRSVASDVVIAKKKLI
- the miaA gene encoding tRNA (adenosine(37)-N6)-dimethylallyltransferase MiaA; translation: MDDAIRTFAPLVDRVIVITGPTASGKSSIGMELASQIGGEILSLDSIAVYRQMDIGTAKPSAADRSRVPHHLIDLVDPNESFSVACYLKAAHAVVDRLQQQGKPAIFVGGTPMFLKGVLRGFDPGPPADETFRSAVEQDLAKHGVEALRQRLLQVDPLAAHRIGPRDARRMIRALEVAHHTGKPLSHRQVQFDQSTDASSCNVFWMRWDRKTLHQRINRRVDQMFEEGLVDEVNGLLQSNRALSKTAAQAVGYRELIECCEHQRSGVPETEFKQAREDIATHTRQLAKRQETWFRSFTELRPIQLTEPVDPVAVARTIADSLV
- a CDS encoding GNAT family N-acetyltransferase; translation: MGLTYFKRLRMELDLTASLPSDRSLPAGYELVPFHEDLVRDHATAKYRSFREELDANVFPCLARRDGCLRLMREISGRIGFVPEATWLIRYRSGGSSRSEPIGTIQGIVFDDWGAIQNVGIAPGHRCKGLGAILLMRAAKGFRSTGLTRMHLEVTTDNTAAVRLYERLGFRQAKVVYKAADVAGV
- a CDS encoding exonuclease/endonuclease/phosphatase family protein: MSESDHGNPNRGNPIQVAAVVLLLVGGGWYFSRHYQIHGLDGVTVTPKSLGDSSIELADFSDGSGFFSDPSSFSASPQSPEDDNPFTLAKQSMTTVSTASPSNLGVSPSVRPSKRLPNLRIASWALDGFGPTKLANPVSRTNIVRMVHQFDIVALQQIAAIERDLIPRLVDEINQSGRRYDYVAGDLSGPTGRQEQLAILFDTTRVRVDRSQVYTVADPQNEMSFDPLVAWFQTAQLPADQAWTFSLVNIRVDLGNAPTEVALLPAIAKGIRSDGRGEDDVVLAGLFQADDAYLVPTIAGDQVQAAVRSVPTDIFGRYQTSNIVIDTTTCSEYVGRGGVIDFLRVYNLSLAEAEVVTSHLPVFAEFTASEGGQR
- the odhB gene encoding 2-oxoglutarate dehydrogenase complex dihydrolipoyllysine-residue succinyltransferase, with the translated sequence MSEPINVDVPTVGESISEVQIGQWLKAEGDWVNEGEDLVEIETEKASVQIPAPASGILERIDKASEAFATIGETIAVIQTGQKPPGTAKQSDASDPSLQSPQAGSGSANASSDALVMPAAQRLLDEQGLTAGQVPASGPGGRLLKEDVLAFVRQRSDSTGVSAPKTAPPSAKPVAVATAVPARATATTSLVSESNPNRSEEIKPLSMLRRTIAARLVEAQQTAALLTTFNEIDMQPTMAIRNKYKDAFAERHGVKLGFMSFFAKAAVDALRRFPAVNAEIRDDNVVYRHYQDIGIAIGGGKGLVVPVLRNVERMSFAGIETAISDFAKLAGENRLQPSDLMGGTFTISNGGIYGSLLSTPIVNPPQSGILGLHSIQDRPIAVDGEVVIRPMMYIALTYDHRIVDGREAVGFLRVIKEVIEDPARLFLEL